atatatatatgtatatatatttctgtgtgtgtgtgtgtgtgtgtgtgtggggggggtgggtgggtgtgtgtgtgtgtgtgtgtgtcaaatagcaaaaatatcacaatatatcgTTATCGGCACCCCTGTATTGCGATACGTATCTTATCACCAGATTCTTACCGACACACACTCCTAGAAGCAACTACTTTTGAATGCCAACAAAAACATATAAACAGTTTTAGAGCAGCAGTATCAAGAGCTGAAATTTTGCAGGGCTGTAACAAACTGTCTGTCCACTGGTTTACAGAGGTGTAGATTTATGAGAGTGGAGTCATTTACATTTggtgtgtgttttcttcaaTTTATAATTACTATTTCTAATATTAGTGGATATttacagaagaggattagggccacagaacaaaaataaaataaatgacactttgtttttaattgtgaggAAAAAGTctgaactctgagattaaagtcagaagtctGACTAAAGGAGCCTGGCGACACCCAGTGGACATTTATACAAACTACATCAGGAACAACATTACATTTAAACAGGAACTGCTACATCTATGGCAGTTTTGCTCAACCCTTATGTAATGTGCACTTTAGTGTGAGAGGCTTTGCTAAAGCTTCAGACTgcactttttttctcaaaaatataAAGCGAAAGATTAATATTTTTCAGGCATTATGTCTGCTATAAAGGtaaatgttttcttctttaaGTATTCAAGAAGCTTCTTTGTCTTTGGGCAGTAACAGTCGGCAAAATGCAGAGGCTAACTCAGTGAGGTATTTACTCAGGattgtatgtttgttttattgaagaTGTTAAACTATGCAGTCTTTTCATATGTTACATATTTAcaataaatattctgtttttgagCAAATCTGCCTTTAGTTGGCCTGATTTATGATTTTACTTTAAGTTGAAAGTCTTAATCTCAGGGCTTTTAGCTTTCAGTTTCACCTTTAAATCTTCtaatatttttatgttgttgttatAGTGCAGAACGCCACTATTTAGACTAAagaatctgtttttaaaaataatgttttaattgttCTGGGGCAAACAGGCCTAAACAACTCAAAATGACGGCTTTGAGGGAAGATCTTGGAGACAACACTTTTCTCCAAATAGATGTTTACATTTATAGACATCTTAAAATCTCTGTTTCTATCAAAACAGCCAGAAAACATCACATCAAGGTTccacatgtaaatataatattatCAATAGTAGTATCTGAGGTTTGGAGGTGTAAACTTTCAGAGTTGAACCTTTAAAGCTCAGAGAAGTCTTGGTGTTGTTTATTCTCAGCTGCTCTTTTctgattctgttttattttgatgctttcatttaaaaatctggACAAAAACATGTCAGACTGAGCAGAGAGTCACAGCTGAGATCCTTTTAGATTTCAGTCACAGATCAGCTCCATGTGTTTGAAAGTCCTGCAGCGACACCTAGTGGACAAACGTGGTAGTTGATGTAAACAATGTCTGCTTTCCCAGTCAGCACACCAACAGGAGAGGAGATTTATGGACACTTTATTGTTGAGACTTCATGAAAACAGATGAACTTTATACATCAGGAACATGATCCTGTTTGATTTACACTTTATTATTTATACTTACATGGGAAAATGTTATAAGCCAAGCTATGAGCTTCTCTACAATAAAAAAGACCCAACAATGTACGGCATGGATGATCAACAATGTATCGTATTTACAGACCTGATCAGGACTGAACACAGGAAACTTAGAAATactggggtaaaaaaaaaatgaggtgGATAGAGAATTTTGGAGGAATGCAAGAAAACTAATTCTAGTTGGTTGAGGGaaataatgtgacaaaaacaaattaGGTTTCTGAATCCAAAGACCCAACAATGAACGGtcttcagtgattaaaaatgtacGTTTTTGCATAAAATGATGCTAAATCTTTGTGGAGGAAAGGGTGACCGTTCTAATCACTGTGACTGACAGGAGAGACGATCAGAGGAGCAGAGTTTTTACCATCATTGTTGATGCAGGGACTAAAGTATGGGTAGATTTTTTCATTGAAGGAGCAGCCAGTAAAGGAGtagatcagagctgcagcatcaACGTTATAAAAGGAGACCAGACCCTCCTCATAATCCACAAACACCCCCACCTTCTCAGGACCAGACTTCAGAAAGAGACGAACATCAGGGCCAGCACAAGCATAGTGCTCATTTTCATTCCTCAACCGTATCGTCCAGAAACCGTTCTGAGGAGTCAGTGTGATTTTTCCCTTCCTGTTGATCACTCTGGTCACCCCTAAATCCCACTTTGTTTTCCCTTTAACCTGAACCTCGTAGTAAAATCTGCCTGAAGAGAAACTCTGCtttgataaaacatttacacaATAATCAAATCTCTCTGGATTGTCTGGGAGTTTCTTTCTTACATTACCAAGTTTAACTTGTTTTCCATCATTAGACAGGATGAGATTGGGATGTGCTGTATCAGGATCTAGTGTCACATCCACCTCATACTGCTGGACTCTCTTCAGCTTGGCCTCAAAGATCAGCTTCTTCATCTGTTCACTGATGATCTCCTTCAGCTGCTTCACAGCTCTCACCACAGTCCCCTCATATGAAGGTGGATGGACTCTGacttcagtccagtccttggtGGGTGGAGCAGCGTTCAGAGACGTGAAGTTCTGGAGGAGTTGGAGGTGGTCTTCACAGCGTGAGAGCTGCTCCACCTCAGCACGTCTCTTCTCCAGCTCAGAGATTTCCTGTTCCAGCTCTCTGATGAAACCTTCAGCCTGTTTCTCCGTCCCTCTCTGCTTCACTTTGATGCTGTTGATGAGACTGTTGAGGTTTCTCTGCACAGTATCTATCACTGCGTTGAAGATTTGAACACTTAGTGCTATCTCCTTGCctgcatttttttcactgagCTCCACTGCATGTTTGAGGTTTTTAATCTTCTGTTGTCTCCTGTGGATCATCTGCTGAATTTCAGCCTCTGTCTTCCCCAGCTCGGCCAGCTTTCCTTCATATTCTTCTCTCAGAGGAACAACATCATGAGTCTTGTGGTCTGTAACTGAGCACAGCACGCAGACACACCTCTGGTCGTTCTTACAGAACAGCTCCAGCAGTTTGTCGTGCTTCTCACACATCCTGTCTTCCAGGTTCTCCACAGGGTCCATCAGCTGATGTCTCTTCAGACCTGACTTGGTCAGATGAGGCTCCAGGTGAGTCTCACAGTAAGAAGCCAGACACACCAGGCAGGACTTCAGGGCCTTCACTTTGGTTCCAGTGCAGATGTCACAGGGAACTTCTCCTGGTTTGGAAACTTGTctctctgagctgctgctgctgggtttCTGCTGAGCTGACTGTCTGAACCAAGCAGCCATCTCCTTGATGAAGGTATTAACATGTAGTTCTGGTCTTGTGTTGAAGACCTTCTTACAGTTGGGACACTGACAAGAGACATTACTATCCCAGTGTTTAGTGATGCACTTTTGACAGAAGTTGTGTCCACATGATAAGGTGACAGGATCAGTGAAGACATCCAGACAGATGGAGCACAGGAACTGATCTTCAGTCAGCAGACAGCTGGCAGCAGACATCTCTACAACCTGCAGATGACAAGGGGAAATtcaataaagtaaaaaacataTCTAAATTTTGAATTATTCAATCATACACACTTAGTTAATTGGAATATCGAGACTGTGGTTTAGGTTTTGTACACTTTGTTCTATATTTAGTGAATAAAACCAGACTGACTATGATGTGAAGCAGGAGTGTCATAAATGTGTTCCCAGCCATGTGGGGTCAAGTTTCCAGTCTTTCTCTAAACTCCACAATCAGAAGCCCTGATGTCAAAATGAACAGAGACAGTTGCAGATGCTGTTGGACCCAGCTGACCTTGTTCAGGGAAAGTGTCTCCAATGAATTCATGATGAATTCCTCTGTAATTGCTGAGTGCTGGGACGAACATTTCAAACAATAGAAGACCTCCTAAACTTTCTAAAGGTCATCTTGTTTCTTTCTAAGAAGTGGACTGTAGCATCTCTTGACTGTCAGCCTCACATACAGACAGCTGGAAGGCCACTGCTCCGTTAGCTAACCATCTGTCAATGGTAATCCCATGGTATCAGCCAAAAATCCCCCTAAACTCTTAAAGTCAGCCGTGCTTTGGCCTGGTGGAACTATAAGGGGAAAGTGGGATTGTAAAGTTCACTGGGTTCACAGTGTGCCAGGGTTATATTCCTTTAATAGTCAGTAATATTCACCTGTATGATGTTGATCTCAGCAGGATCCACACACTGGTTCCATCACTGGTacagaaaataataaagcaaGAAGTTCTCCATGGTGATTGGCTTAACTGTTGCAGACCTAAagctgacagagacagaggcTGGATTCAGGCCTGACCTGCTGCATAAGGCCAAACCACAAAGTAAACCAGCTCTAGTAAGTCTCATACAAAAAGCCACAATTTATACTGTAGACATTAACTTTCTGACCCATGGATGAACAACAAAATCAACTGGTTGTGATAGATCTGGGAGACACCAATTCTGTTGCTGGGTCCACAGGACCTGCACCGGTCTTTCTCATGTTCAGTTAGCATTCCTGAGGACACAGTAACTGGAGCAGTGGGACCTGCCATGCCAAGTAATCCAATAGACTGGTGttgaggtgatcaatatcacaaatgaGTCAGTCCTATGACTGCATGTCTAGTCAGAATAAGGGAGAccagagtcttgaggagtctatGACTGAGCTAAGAGGCAAACTGCACCCCTTTAACAGCCAAACTGGTTCTAAAATACAGTATAGAGATATTTGGGGACAAAAATGAACAGCTCCTTTCACTAAGCTGAGCATAATGATTTAGGTCTctaaaaataaatttcccatcacaacaagCAAGGTTGGATGGAGATTAGCTGTTGAAACACAAGCAAGACCAGGGTTTACTGAGCCAAACTCTGACAAACTATACTGATCAGAACCACACCGCTTGGTGGACTTGGACCATATGTTAGCACCGTCAcatttgcaccctgagtctggcTCCACTCCAGATATTAGATGTAGGCTTTTAATCCATGTCTACCACTGATTCTCCATGAGGATAAGACAAgaaaagataagatattccttaaTTAGTCCCACAAGAGGAAATTCTAAGGAGGAGGATTTCAGAAGTCTTGCATGAATGTGTTTAAACTCTCAAGACTTAAAAGCAGCTAAACCCCCTTCTACCTTTGAGTCATGAACAgtacaaaaatgttggcattttgAGAGTGCTTCTCTAAGCAGAAACCACTTCCTGTGCCCCATATAGACTTCTTTGCTGTGttgtgatgtcatcttcaacCAACCAATAGTCTGCTGctgatttttacttttctctGTTATTTGCTGCTTGTGTAACTTTTATAGTGAAGAACTTTCTCACTCAAGGTTTAGAGGTTACACTGAATATCAGCACTGAAATGAATCTATCTAGATAATGTGTGATATTATTTCACTATAAATCAATCTAGCATACTCCTAAAGATAAACTAACTTTGACATGAATATAAACTTGAACAACTAAGACCTAACATTATCTGTAGCTGCAGAAACATACAGTCAGTGGTTTGTACCAGTTGTTAAAGTCAGTAAAAACATCAGTTATGCTTTAAAAAAGCTCAAACTACAGAAACAGGGACATTCAGAAAACAATATTAAAGTTGTAGATTCTGACAGAATAGTCTAATAGTTGGGGTAAATAATCTGAAGTCATAATATTAAGCTTATTTGGTGTCTCTAGCTGAAAGAATgagaaaaatacacatttatttttaaccttaacaATCCCATTGATAACTATAGGGACAAACCAGAGTGTCTTTGACAGATAATAACTTTATGTTTATATCATTTACAAGTTTAAGATGGAGACACATTTCTCTGTTAGACCCTATACTTCTCTCTAATTTAGCATTGATCACTGTCAGATGTATTGATCATGAGTAAAACACAGCAGAGTGAAAAAGTGGAACAGCCAACCCCGGTCTCCCCTACTCTCCACTCCCTCCTGAACTCTCACTGAGAGACTGTCTAAGCTAGGCTAGTTAGCCTGTAGTAAAACTGCTCTATCTGGTTTGTTCTCTTCATGGTGACTAAATAAAGCCTCTGCTTTCTACTAAACAAAGTCAATCAGTGAGATTTGTCATGTTCAAACTAGTTTCTAAGTTGGAGGAAAGAGCTGTGAAAGAGTGTAAAGTAGCTAAAGATGATCCTAGCTGTGTATTCAGTCTGATAAGAACTAGTCTGAGTTCAGTCTCTCTTCTTCAGCTTTGACTTGTGTTTAGTGCTGGACTTCAAACAACATTTAGTCTGAATAGTTagtgttgttgtgtttgttagTCAGTGTACTCACCAGTGTTTGTCTTCAGTTGAATTAGTcttcagagagaaacagagagacgtctcctctcctgcagctctgccaACACTCTGACTaactttcactttcatttcAGGAACAAACAGACGTTAAAGCTTCTCCTCTTtcactgctgctcctcctctcaCTGTTGATCTGGAGGAGATTTGATTTCCTCTGCTGAAAATACACTGACTTAGCTCTGGAACAAGACAACAGTttagtttggttgtttttgtctgAACTGTCAGTGACTGAAAAATTCTCAAGATAAAAGAATGAAAGCTGCTTAAAAGTCAGAACTTTCTTCTGtaccctttttaaaaataaattctgcCCTTCTACAggattacttttttacattGTAAATAATGTTTAAGTACGATGACTAATTCAGATTCTATTAAAACTTTTACGCTGAAAAACATGCTGTTATGGTGATTTGTTGTTGTCCATTCACAAACATAATACTCAGAATAAAACCAAAGCCTCAGAATTAAGATGTTGTCCACAAATCCAGAGTacagaaaagttgggacgctgtgtaaaatgtgaataaaaacagattacagTTATATGGAAATCCTTTACATTCTAATTTCAACTGAATTCAGCACAAAGAAGAGATTTTtgatgttcaaactgatcaaCTTTATTGATTTAGGAAATATACATACATTGCTAATTGGACACCTGcaacatattttcaaaaaagttggaacagggGCCAGAAAGACTGGTGTAACCCACTCATAATAATATGTGATGAAGGTGAAAGTTCCAGCAACTGCATGGTACCTAGTTTagtccagcagggggcagtgGTGTCACTGCAGAGTGGATAGGATTACAACAACAGCAGATCCATGAAGAAGAGCAGATGGACAGAGAGAAAACATGAGAGTGAGACAGACAGACTATACGGCAAATTGGAGGATTTCACAGACAGAAAGGCACTAAAACAGTTATCAGAATGGATTATATTGATTAATGCAGGAAAACTGGTTCAACTTGGTTGAAAGAAATAATGTGacattaaaaattatttaaaaggaGAAACCCTGAATGCCTGGGTTCCAAAGACCTAACAATGTTTAACATGATTATGAATGTACATTTTGACATGAAGCGATTCTAAATCATTGTGTAGAAAATACAACCATCTCTCTACTCAGTGTGGCTGACAGGAGAGATGATCAGAGGAGCAGAGTTTTTACTGTCATAGTTCAAACCAGGACTAAAGTACGGGTAGATTTTCTCAGTGAAGGAGCAGCCAGTAAAGGAGtagatcagagctgcagcatcaACGTCATAAAAGGAGACCAGACCCTCCTCATAATCCACAAACACCCCCACCTTCTCAGGACCAGACTTCAGAGAGAGACGAACATCAGGGCCAGCACAAGCTTTGTACTCATTTCCATTCCTTAAAACTGTCGTCCAATAACCTTTCTGAGGAGCCAATGTGAAAACTCCCTTCCTGTTGATGGACTCTCTGGTCACTCCTAAATCCCAGCAATTCTTCCCTTTCACCTGAACTTCGTAGTAAAATCTGCCTGAAGAGAAACTCTGCTTGGAAAAGACATTACTGCACCAATCAAATCTCTTTGGATTGTCTGAGAGATTTTTCTTTACATCACTATGAAGTACTTGTTTCCCATCATCAGACAGGATCAGCCAGGGACTCTCTGTATCAGGATCTAGTGTCACATCCACCTCATACTGCTGGACTCTCTTCAGCTCGGCCTCAATCAGCTTCTTCATCTGTTCACTGATGGTTTCCTCCAGCTGCTTCACAGCTCTCACCACAGTCCCCTCATATGAAGGTGGATGGACTCTGacttcagtccagtccttggtGGGTGGGGCAGCGTTCAGAGACGTGGAGTTCTGGAGGAGTTGGAGGTGGTCTTCAGAGCGTGAGAGCTGCTCCACCTCAGCACGTCTCTTCTCCAGCTCAGAGATTTCCTGTTCCAGCTCTCTGATGAAGCCTTCAGCCTgtttctccgtctctctctgcttctctttgaTGCTGTTGATGAGCTCAGCCTGGCGTCTCTCTACAGATTCTTTCAGAGCGCTGAAGACTCCAACACCTTCTGCTATCTCTCTGTCTGCgttctcatcactgagctccacTGAGTGTTTGAGCTCTTCAATCTTCACTTGTCTCTTCTGGATCATCTGCTGAATTTCAGTCTCTGTCTTTCCCAGCTCGGCCTTCTTTCCCTCACATTCTTCTTCCAGAGGAACAACATCATGAGTCTTGTGGTCTGTATAGGTGCACATCACGCAGACACACCTCTGGTCGTTCTTACAGAACAGCTCCAGCAGTTTGTCGTGCTTCTCACACATCCTGTCTTCAAGGGTCTCTACAGGGTCCATCAGCTGATGTCTCTTCAGACCTGACTTGGTCAGATGAGGCTCCAGGTGAGTCTCACAGTAAGAAGTCAGACACACCAGGCAGGACTTCAGGGCCTTCAGTTTGGTTCCAGTGCAGACGTCACAGGGAACTTCTCCTGGTTTGGAAACTCGTctctctgagctgctgctgggTTTCTGCTGAGCTGACTGTCTGAACTGAGCAGACATCTCCTTGATGAAGGTGTTGATCTTCAGCTGTGGTCTGGTGGAGAACATGTCCTTACAGTTGGGGCACTGATATTGGACATTACTATCCCAGTGTTCAGTGATGCAGTTTTGGCAGAAGTTGTGTCCACATGGTATGGTGACAGGATCAGTGAAGACATCCAGACAGATGGAGCACAGGAACTGATCTTCAGTCAGCAGACAGCTGGCAGCAGACATCTCTACAACCTGCAACCATAAGAGTGAAAAAAACCGTCAGTCAGTATGTTAGCATGCACCGATAAGTCATGCACTGGTTATAGCTCACTGAGGTTATTTAACTGGACAGCTGTCCTCGTCCTTCTTTGCCCTTAAACCCAGAATTGGAATTAAAGGAATTTTGTATCCAACATTACATTGTCCCAGAGGAAAATGGTGTAAACTCTCTGCTGTGGGGTGACCTCCATTTCACACCATCTCGTGGTCGGACCTTGGTGATATGTTTCTTTTGTACACAGGGCCATTTCTAGCCACTTTGGTGCCCTAGGCGAACTTACAATTTGTAGGTACATTGTGTAActgtaaagaaaacatttaggAAATGCTCAGTTTAGGATTGACCACTGATGTTGTGTAATAATGCAATCACCTGACCaccctcctcctttttctttcttttgaatGACTAAGAACAATCTGTGTGCTGCCCTACATGCATATTTATTGGGTATCAAGAAATTATTATTCTTTTGACAAAATGGGCATTGTAAGACTACATTGTTGCTTGTTTGTATTGTCATTCTTACAAATCTTATTATGATTCAataacttttctttctttcataagttttcatcattatttgtctgtttgtgtAACTATGTATGTGaatgtttgtatttatgtttgtaCGCTTGACAGGGGAAATGCTGGGGAGTATGGGCTAAGGACATTTACAGGCAGATTTGGGAATGTTCTTTCCTTTCTATGAATTGTTGGTTTTTACCTGTTCCTGccttgttttattaaaaaatcttCAATAAAGAAAGATAATAATTTTCTAGTATAGCTatttaaaaattacacaaaagtaatttccccatttgtgagcaatatttttactatagttaaattaaatttacttgcattatttcacagtgtattacaccatttggacattttaaaggaggagcagtattgtattttactctgttttatgtggatttcagtctgttgaccagtTCCATTagtccagtgttactcaacactgctcagccaaagagccaaatagttgaaaaatgcattagcaagagccgcaatctaagtggtgcaaagtggcaattaagataggttaaaggtagcaaaactggtcaaacagcagcaaacaccgagaaaaaaagtggtaaaagtgagtgagaagtaacaaaaatatgagttaatggtggaaaaaatgggctaaaagcagcaaacgctgggagaaaaagtggcataatgagcagaaaatgccagaaatgggtgggaagtaaccagaaaaatgagttaactTTGACAATTATGGTcccaacatgacaaaagcaataaaagtgtcaaaaatgggcaagaagtgacaaaaagaagcagcaaaaatgggcaaaaagtggaaaacacttggagaaaaatggcaaaaatgggcagaaaatgcaaaaaagggtgggaagtgaccaaaaagtCAGTTAacggtggaaaaaaatggtcaaaaagtggaaaaaaaatgtgtgaaaagtgaatACTgggcaaaaataatttaaaaaaaaaagttgaaaaccggcataaaggtgtcaaaaatgggtgagaagtgacaaaaagaagtggaaaaatgggctaaaatcagcaaacactggggattaaattacaaaaatgggcagaaagtggcaaaaatgggtgggaagcgaccaaaaaatgagttaacagtggcaaaaatggcaaaaaaatgaatgaaaagtaacttaaatgggcaaaaagcatgaaagaggcaaaatgggcataccTTTCATTTAACTGCTCTAGACAGCTTTAATGGGCGCTGAGGATCActgctttagtcacttttgatttaataatgccACTAACTACTAATGAAAAATGGGGGCAGCAGAGTGACGTCACACCAGTGTGGCTGTGCTTCACGTGGAGAGCGGTGGGGGGCGGTGTGTATATAAACCGGCGCTAACACGGAAATGTGTTTGAGGCAGCCATGGCGGGCCCAGCGGTGTGAGAGTGCCTAATGAGCCGCTAAGTACTTGTTCACAAACAACAAACGCGACTGAGCTTTCAGCGGCTTGTGGGCACATGAGGAGCCGCTTCGGATGAAGAGCAGTCTGGATTTTGGGAGCCTTTGGCCGGAGAGCGACCCAAAGTTGGGCTGTTTCTGTTGGACAGGTGAGTCTGGTTACTTCCGGTTAGCTTGTGCTAGCTCGCTATGCTGTAGGCTTTTCAATTGAAAACATATCATGTTCTCATTTAACTGCTGGTGTAGGAATAAAGCATCTCTGTGCTCGCTTACTCTGTTGTCCACTAGTACTGAAACATCTTCGTTGGCATTCCTGATAGCTTGATAGTTAAAACCACGGAGTATCCCTAAATAAAGGAGGCCAACTCTCTGAATGAAACTTTTATGTCCTTTTAATCCGTTTATTATTATAGTGGGTCCGTgcgagagcagaggaagtccgctggtggtGTCCTGTTCTCATTTTAAACAAGTTTCTTCAGTCACTTtctcaaaagagcagaaacaggaaaccaaagctACAGAATGAGGCAGGGTGGAGGTGTGTCTGGGacagctgcaggtgtgaggggCATAGACCAATAGGAGCCCCCttcccctttagctaaaagcatcaaaaataagtgggaaaaaaatagaaagcatctcttttatgttaataaagcaaCAGAAGTACAGTAAATGTCccagtgtgagatataaatacccaaatagccaaccataattcatcagctctttgaaaagagCAGGTGAAacttgcataaataaaaaataaatgcttattATAAGTAACACATCCTTCCTCTAAACAGTATAGACATTTTATTGGCCTATTGTGTCCCGTTTAATAACAGAATAATCCAACaaatcactgtttaatttatttaatctaTCAACCACTGCTAAAGACTGTCTTCAGACAAAGAAATATCAGTAACTTTTGTAGAGAAATCCTGGCAGGTAAACCTAGGGTTTAAGGTAATAAACAAAACACACTTAGCTGTCAGAAAGGAACTTTGTCTGAGACTCCCGTCTTCAATCAACACAATAGTACATTATGCACAAAGTGTGCCATGTTCTGCCCTGTGACCTGCTCTATTTATTCTAGGTTGGTATTtggggattaaaaaaataaataaatgaataaaaataaacagctgTATGCGCTGGCACACTCAAAAAATTACAAGCTCTGTGCATGCAGTTCCCTCTCTAAAATCGCactcccaacttttctggaaagtTGGCAGCCCTGCCTTAATTGAAATTATTTGTAAGACTATCTTTACTGAAGGCTATCATTATTGCTGCTTCTGCAGGATACACAGCACcatggcatgtttttttttaaatggatggCTGATGTTCTGGTTAACAGCACTGTTAACCCTCTTGTTGCTTCTGCAGGATGCACATCATTGTAGCACGGCATGGACATAGTGACCCTGATTGTCATGTTGCGGAGAAGTGATGACCCATCTGCATTTCATGGTAAGAACAGGATAAATACCAATTTTCTACAAACAAAGTTGTGCAGATTTTTAGTGtatattttttctgtgattaGGGCAGATTTTTAGCatgcataaaaatatttttctatatATTAGGGCCTTTGGACCTCCTCCATGTTGCTGACAAGCCTGGTTGTCTTGCAGCCAGTCAGACAAGGACCTGGACTGAGAGAGGGAGCAGGACTTGCTACACCCTCTATGGCCCCAAGTACCTGAACCTCAggtaaatattgtttattttagtggttgttgttgttgtttgcagatggtCTTGATGCAGGAGTCTGGTCTTTTTAACTGGTACATTCTTATTTACAGCGTGTACAGTTACAGTTTGTTGTTGCTATTATTGTGGTATgcttaaccctcaggcatcactttaatttactaccctttaaaaccattaaggacaaaaatgtccacttccaaaaaactgctacaACAACTTaacagatttatattttttctgccttttttaaatttttttttttttttgcataaatctcttaaacagctgtgctcaaaactaccaaacattcaatcatttagaggatttaaaccctttaaatgctggtttgattacttaaagatcaaaaaatgtggt
The sequence above is a segment of the Cheilinus undulatus linkage group 9, ASM1832078v1, whole genome shotgun sequence genome. Coding sequences within it:
- the LOC121514793 gene encoding E3 ubiquitin-protein ligase TRIM21-like — protein: MSAASCLLTEDQFLCSICLDVFTDPVTIPCGHNFCQNCITEHWDSNVQYQCPNCKDMFSTRPQLKINTFIKEMSAQFRQSAQQKPSSSSERRVSKPGEVPCDVCTGTKLKALKSCLVCLTSYCETHLEPHLTKSGLKRHQLMDPVETLEDRMCEKHDKLLELFCKNDQRCVCVMCTYTDHKTHDVVPLEEECEGKKAELGKTETEIQQMIQKRQVKIEELKHSVELSDENADREIAEGVGVFSALKESVERRQAELINSIKEKQRETEKQAEGFIRELEQEISELEKRRAEVEQLSRSEDHLQLLQNSTSLNAAPPTKDWTEVRVHPPSYEGTVVRAVKQLEETISEQMKKLIEAELKRVQQYEVDVTLDPDTESPWLILSDDGKQVLHSDVKKNLSDNPKRFDWCSNVFSKQSFSSGRFYYEVQVKGKNCWDLGVTRESINRKGVFTLAPQKGYWTTVLRNGNEYKACAGPDVRLSLKSGPEKVGVFVDYEEGLVSFYDVDAAALIYSFTGCSFTEKIYPYFSPGLNYDSKNSAPLIISPVSHTE